A genomic window from Terrisporobacter glycolicus ATCC 14880 = DSM 1288 includes:
- the ilvD gene encoding dihydroxy-acid dehydratase gives MKSDNVRKGMQQGPHRSLFNALGHTEEEMNKPLVGIVSTYNEIVPGHMNLDKIVDAVKLGVAMAGGTPVVFPAIAVCDGIAMGHEGMKYSLATRELIADSTESMALAHQLDALVMVPNCDKNVPGLLMAAARVNVPTVFVSGGPMLAGRVKGEKRSLSSMFEAIGAFAAGNMTEEEVTEFENKVCPTCGSCSGMYTANSMNCLTEAIGMGLKGNGTIPAVYSERIKLAKHAGMKVMELYEKDIRPKDILTKKAFMNALTVDMALGCSTNSMLHLPAIAHEAGIKLTLDLANEVSEKTPNLCHLAPAGYTYMEDLNEAGGVYAVMNELDKKGLLYADLITATGKTIAENIAGCENKDQETIRTIENPYSETGGLAALKGNLAPNGSIVKRSAVCDKMLVHVGPARVFDCEEDAVAAIKGGKIVAGDVVVIRYEGPKGGPGMREMLNPTSAIAGMGLGESVALITDGRFSGASRGASIGHVSPEAAVGGPIALVKEGDLIRININEKTLEMLVSEEELEKRRKAWTPREPKITTGYLGRYSKMVTSGDRGAVLEF, from the coding sequence ATGAAAAGTGATAATGTGAGAAAAGGCATGCAGCAAGGACCACATCGTTCTTTATTTAATGCATTAGGTCATACAGAAGAGGAAATGAATAAACCTTTAGTTGGGATAGTAAGTACATATAATGAAATAGTACCAGGGCATATGAATCTGGATAAAATAGTAGATGCAGTAAAACTAGGCGTTGCCATGGCAGGCGGAACTCCTGTTGTATTTCCAGCAATAGCAGTATGTGATGGAATAGCCATGGGCCATGAGGGAATGAAATACTCACTTGCAACTAGGGAGCTTATAGCAGACTCAACAGAATCAATGGCGCTTGCTCATCAACTTGATGCATTAGTTATGGTTCCAAACTGTGATAAAAATGTACCAGGGCTTTTAATGGCAGCTGCAAGAGTAAATGTTCCCACAGTATTTGTAAGTGGAGGACCTATGCTCGCAGGTCGTGTTAAAGGAGAAAAAAGGAGTTTATCATCCATGTTTGAAGCCATAGGAGCTTTTGCTGCAGGAAATATGACTGAAGAAGAAGTAACTGAATTTGAAAATAAAGTATGTCCAACATGTGGGTCTTGTTCTGGAATGTACACAGCAAACTCAATGAACTGTTTAACAGAAGCTATAGGTATGGGATTAAAAGGAAATGGTACAATACCAGCAGTATATTCAGAGAGAATAAAACTTGCTAAACATGCTGGTATGAAAGTTATGGAACTTTATGAAAAAGACATAAGACCAAAAGACATATTAACTAAAAAAGCATTTATGAATGCATTAACTGTGGATATGGCTCTAGGGTGTTCTACCAACTCAATGCTTCATTTACCAGCCATAGCACATGAAGCGGGGATAAAATTAACATTAGACTTAGCAAATGAGGTAAGTGAGAAAACTCCTAATCTTTGTCATTTAGCACCAGCAGGATATACATATATGGAAGATTTAAATGAAGCAGGTGGAGTATATGCTGTGATGAATGAACTAGACAAAAAGGGGTTACTATATGCAGATTTAATAACTGCTACTGGAAAAACTATTGCTGAAAACATAGCAGGATGTGAAAATAAAGATCAAGAAACTATAAGAACGATTGAAAATCCATATAGTGAAACAGGAGGACTTGCAGCTCTTAAAGGAAATCTTGCACCAAATGGATCTATAGTTAAAAGATCAGCAGTTTGTGATAAAATGCTAGTACATGTTGGTCCAGCTAGAGTGTTTGACTGTGAAGAAGATGCCGTAGCCGCAATAAAAGGTGGAAAAATAGTAGCAGGTGACGTGGTTGTAATAAGATATGAGGGTCCAAAAGGTGGCCCTGGAATGAGAGAAATGTTAAATCCAACTTCAGCCATAGCAGGTATGGGACTAGGAGAAAGTGTTGCTCTTATAACTGATGGACGCTTTTCAGGAGCATCTAGAGGAGCATCTATAGGCCATGTTTCACCAGAAGCAGCAGTTGGAGGGCCTATAGCCTTAGTTAAAGAAGGGGATTTAATAAGAATAAATATAAATGAAAAAACTTTAGAGATGCTAGTATCTGAAGAAGAACTAGAAAAAAGAAGAAAAGCTTGGACTCCAAGAGAACCGAAGATAACTACTGGTTATTTAGGTAGGTATAGTAAAATGGTTACTTCTGGAGATAGAGGGGCAGTATTGGAGTTTTAA
- a CDS encoding winged helix-turn-helix transcriptional regulator → MKSEREENKVCKQVIGFDPIRCECKTITMCNLQSGGKTLFSLQKLMVGLSFDLINFKLQQLEEIGLIYKSVNYSYPAEIKYFLTIKGWECVRSLRSYVDVDSIAV, encoded by the coding sequence TTGAAAAGTGAAAGAGAAGAAAATAAAGTTTGTAAACAAGTTATAGGATTCGATCCAATTAGATGTGAATGTAAGACTATTACAATGTGCAATTTACAATCTGGAGGAAAAACTCTATTTAGCCTTCAAAAATTAATGGTAGGTTTGAGTTTTGATTTAATAAATTTCAAATTACAACAACTAGAAGAAATAGGTTTAATATACAAGAGTGTTAACTATTCATATCCTGCAGAAATAAAATATTTCTTAACTATAAAAGGTTGGGAATGTGTAAGATCTCTACGTAGCTATGTGGATGTAGATAGTATAGCAGTATAG
- a CDS encoding alanine/glycine:cation symporter family protein, translated as MELLNNLVLSFNDFLWSKVLIVMLITLGLYFTFRTKFVQFRYFGEMFRLLGDGVKGEKKEGAVSSFQAFCISTASRVGTGNIAGIAMAVVAGGPGSVFWMWLIALIGSASSFVESTLAQIFKIKDGEAFRGGPAYYIEQGLGSKKMGMLFSILITICFGFVFNAVQSNTITAAFNNAFGIDKFVIGIVIAILTALVIFGGVHRVAKVTEIIVPVLAVMYILVALFVVSINITEIPGIIVTIFESAFGFREMAVGSMSGMILVGIKRGLFSNEAGMGSAPNAAATADTTHPVKQGLIQSLGVFTDTIVICSCTAFIVLLYPDYSTAGLDGIQLTQAALSSHIGSIGYVFLAICILLFAFSSIVGNYYYGQSNIEFMSNNKTVLNVFRALVVGMVLFGSVATVEIVWNLADVFMGLMAIINLVAIALLGKYAFIALQDYTAQKKAGIKEPVFDASNIKGLENIEHWRDDKEEKAI; from the coding sequence ATGGAATTATTAAACAATTTAGTATTAAGCTTTAATGACTTCTTATGGTCAAAAGTTCTTATAGTAATGTTAATTACATTAGGACTTTACTTTACTTTTAGGACGAAGTTTGTACAATTTAGATATTTCGGAGAAATGTTTAGACTTTTAGGTGATGGAGTAAAGGGAGAAAAGAAAGAAGGGGCAGTTTCATCATTCCAAGCTTTCTGTATATCAACAGCATCTCGTGTTGGTACTGGTAATATAGCAGGTATTGCAATGGCAGTTGTTGCTGGAGGACCTGGATCAGTATTTTGGATGTGGCTAATAGCTCTTATTGGTTCAGCATCAAGTTTTGTGGAAAGTACATTAGCACAGATATTTAAGATAAAAGATGGTGAAGCATTTAGAGGAGGACCTGCATATTACATAGAGCAAGGTCTTGGAAGTAAAAAAATGGGAATGTTATTCTCAATTCTTATAACAATATGTTTTGGATTTGTGTTTAATGCAGTTCAATCAAACACAATAACAGCTGCATTTAACAATGCTTTTGGAATAGATAAATTTGTAATAGGTATAGTTATTGCTATACTAACAGCGTTGGTAATATTTGGTGGTGTTCACAGGGTTGCAAAAGTTACTGAAATAATAGTGCCAGTATTGGCAGTTATGTATATATTAGTTGCATTATTTGTTGTGTCTATTAATATAACAGAAATACCAGGAATAATAGTAACTATATTTGAAAGTGCTTTTGGATTTAGAGAAATGGCAGTGGGCTCAATGAGTGGTATGATATTAGTTGGTATAAAAAGAGGTTTATTTTCAAATGAAGCAGGTATGGGTTCTGCTCCAAATGCTGCGGCAACTGCAGATACAACTCATCCAGTTAAACAAGGTTTAATCCAAAGTTTAGGTGTATTTACAGATACTATAGTAATTTGTTCATGTACTGCATTTATTGTACTGTTATACCCTGATTATTCAACAGCAGGACTTGATGGAATACAATTAACTCAGGCAGCTTTAAGTTCTCACATAGGATCAATAGGATATGTATTTTTAGCAATATGTATATTACTATTTGCGTTCAGTTCTATAGTTGGAAACTACTACTATGGACAATCAAATATAGAATTTATGAGTAATAACAAAACAGTGTTAAATGTATTTAGAGCATTAGTTGTTGGTATGGTTTTATTTGGTTCAGTGGCAACTGTAGAAATAGTTTGGAATTTAGCAGACGTATTTATGGGGTTAATGGCAATAATAAACTTAGTGGCTATAGCTTTACTTGGTAAATATGCATTTATAGCTTTACAAGATTACACAGCTCAAAAGAAAGCTGGAATAAAAGAACCTGTATTTGATGCTTCTAACATAAAAGGATTAGAAAACATTGAACATTGGAGAGACGATAAAGAAGAAAAAGCCATATAA
- the yjeM gene encoding glutamate/gamma-aminobutyrate family transporter YjeM, translated as MSNESSNAKKLTLVSLILMIFTSVFGFTNMPRAFFLMGYSAIPWYVFSAVLFFIPYAFMMSEYGAAFKHESGGMYSWMEKSVGGKYAFIGTFMWYASYIIWMVNVGSGLWVPLSNAIFGSDMTSTWSLFGLTSVQTLGVLGIAWIILVTFVGSKGLDKISKITSIGGTAVTLLNLVLLLGGICVFAANGGLAEPINNVAQAFTKSPSPDYQSMTGIFSFLTFAIFAFGGLEVVGGLVDQTENAERTFPKGVMISAIIISVGYAIGIFACGMFTNWNTILNSDNVHLGNVAYVLMKNLGYQIGMGFGTSEAVALSIGSWTARLVGLSMFLALTGAFFTLTYSPLKTLIQGSPKEIWPGKIGELKDGMPVYAMKVQAAIVIIIIAIVSFGGKSASAFFNILALMTNVAMTIPYMFLSLAFIKFKKKQLNGEIESPFMIYKTQTSATIFAIIVTFIVGFANVFTVIQPTIQSSDGLVSTITMIAGPLAFTLIAYLLYGSYEKKQKRISNNKDAM; from the coding sequence ATGTCGAATGAAAGTAGCAATGCAAAAAAACTTACACTAGTATCCTTAATACTTATGATTTTCACATCAGTGTTTGGCTTTACAAATATGCCAAGAGCATTCTTTTTAATGGGATATTCTGCAATACCTTGGTATGTATTTAGTGCAGTTTTGTTCTTTATTCCATATGCTTTTATGATGTCAGAGTATGGTGCTGCATTTAAACATGAATCAGGTGGAATGTATTCTTGGATGGAAAAATCAGTAGGTGGTAAATATGCATTTATTGGAACATTTATGTGGTACGCATCTTACATAATATGGATGGTTAATGTGGGTTCAGGATTATGGGTGCCATTATCAAATGCCATATTTGGAAGTGATATGACATCTACTTGGTCATTATTTGGATTAACTTCAGTTCAAACTTTAGGAGTGCTAGGAATAGCATGGATAATATTAGTTACATTTGTTGGAAGTAAAGGTTTGGATAAAATAAGTAAAATCACTTCTATTGGTGGAACAGCAGTTACTTTATTAAACTTAGTTTTATTACTTGGTGGTATATGTGTTTTTGCCGCAAATGGAGGTCTAGCAGAACCTATAAATAATGTGGCTCAAGCATTTACAAAATCTCCAAGTCCTGATTATCAATCAATGACTGGTATATTCTCATTCTTAACTTTTGCAATATTTGCATTTGGAGGTTTAGAAGTAGTTGGAGGTTTGGTTGACCAAACTGAAAATGCAGAAAGGACATTCCCAAAAGGTGTTATGATTTCTGCAATAATAATATCAGTAGGATATGCAATAGGTATATTTGCATGTGGTATGTTTACAAATTGGAATACCATATTAAATTCGGATAATGTGCATTTAGGAAATGTTGCATATGTATTAATGAAAAACTTAGGTTACCAAATTGGTATGGGATTTGGAACTAGTGAAGCTGTAGCATTAAGTATAGGGTCTTGGACAGCTAGATTAGTGGGATTATCAATGTTCTTAGCATTAACTGGAGCATTCTTTACATTAACTTATTCACCTTTAAAAACATTAATACAAGGATCTCCAAAAGAAATTTGGCCTGGAAAAATTGGTGAATTAAAAGATGGTATGCCAGTATATGCAATGAAAGTTCAAGCTGCAATAGTAATAATTATTATAGCTATAGTATCATTTGGAGGAAAGAGCGCATCAGCTTTCTTTAATATATTAGCTTTAATGACAAACGTTGCAATGACAATTCCGTATATGTTCTTATCTTTAGCATTTATAAAGTTTAAGAAAAAACAGTTAAATGGAGAAATTGAAAGTCCTTTTATGATATACAAAACACAAACATCAGCAACAATATTTGCAATAATAGTAACTTTTATAGTAGGTTTTGCAAATGTATTTACAGTAATACAACCAACTATACAATCATCTGATGGGTTAGTAAGCACAATAACAATGATAGCAGGACCTTTAGCGTTTACTTTAATAGCATATTTATTATATGGAAGTTATGAGAAAAAACAAAAAAGAATTAGTAATAATAAAGATGCAATGTAG
- a CDS encoding FadR/GntR family transcriptional regulator, translated as MKRKEPSLSLQIADDLKEKIIVKKEYKIGDKLPNENLLSDELNVSRTTLREAIRILVTENILEIKRGKGTYILNDNIDNHNLSKLSNTVSDLKDLLELRLIIEPMAVYYATKRATEKDVENILHYGKNVEEKILNNEDRSEDELYFHNAIAKASHNAFIKDLMPIINEAINKGVNLSKEFHKINELTLRDHKMIMDFIKDRNAEGAKVAMELHIINAMTVFGIQSK; from the coding sequence ATGAAAAGGAAAGAACCTTCATTATCTTTGCAAATTGCTGATGATTTAAAAGAAAAAATAATAGTAAAAAAAGAATACAAAATTGGAGATAAGTTACCCAACGAAAATTTATTATCAGATGAATTAAATGTTAGTAGAACCACTCTAAGAGAAGCTATTAGAATCCTTGTAACAGAAAATATTCTAGAAATAAAGCGAGGTAAGGGAACTTATATTCTTAATGATAATATAGATAATCATAATCTTAGCAAACTAAGTAATACAGTTTCTGATTTAAAAGATTTACTTGAACTTCGACTTATAATAGAACCTATGGCTGTTTATTATGCCACTAAAAGAGCTACTGAGAAAGATGTTGAGAACATATTACATTATGGTAAAAATGTTGAAGAGAAAATTTTAAATAATGAAGATAGAAGTGAAGATGAGTTATATTTTCATAACGCCATTGCAAAAGCTAGCCACAATGCTTTTATCAAAGATTTAATGCCAATAATTAATGAAGCTATTAACAAAGGTGTTAATTTATCTAAAGAATTTCATAAGATAAATGAATTAACTCTTAGGGATCATAAAATGATTATGGACTTTATAAAGGATAGAAATGCTGAGGGTGCCAAGGTTGCCATGGAATTACATATTATAAATGCCATGACTGTATTCGGCATACAAAGTAAGTAA
- a CDS encoding winged helix-turn-helix transcriptional regulator — protein MNSHHDTVNMENNFHPIRGKYKSSILYNLSTGKKRFTALQRSIGQVSHKVLCEKLKELESDNLIHKKYFYEYPPRVEYFLTSKGFEYSKLIKQFEILT, from the coding sequence ATGAATAGTCATCATGATACAGTCAACATGGAAAATAATTTTCATCCTATAAGGGGCAAATACAAATCTTCAATACTTTATAATCTATCAACTGGCAAAAAAAGATTTACTGCCTTACAAAGATCCATTGGCCAAGTAAGCCATAAAGTACTGTGTGAAAAATTAAAAGAATTAGAAAGTGATAATTTAATTCATAAAAAATATTTTTATGAATATCCTCCAAGAGTAGAGTACTTTTTAACTTCGAAAGGATTTGAATACTCAAAGCTTATTAAGCAATTTGAAATATTAACATAA
- a CDS encoding STM3941 family protein has product MEKEIVYRRSRKDILMYLLLVIIADLGCAYMMLCSSYILGIISLIVFGAATLYLIKSLIVPSAILNVNKEGIKTKYTKGKYISWNEISEIYIDKDSYKDRPVDVLAIKLKKEDEEVKNIKFPQPKNKVRGDYNVNLQYSDGKLEDAYTQIRDFYRNNIK; this is encoded by the coding sequence ATGGAAAAGGAAATAGTATATAGAAGGTCTAGAAAAGATATATTAATGTATTTACTTTTAGTAATAATTGCTGATCTAGGTTGTGCCTATATGATGTTGTGTAGCTCTTATATATTAGGAATTATATCTTTGATTGTATTTGGAGCAGCAACGCTTTATTTAATTAAGTCACTAATTGTACCTAGTGCAATTCTCAATGTTAATAAAGAAGGAATTAAAACAAAGTATACAAAGGGAAAATATATATCTTGGAATGAAATATCTGAAATTTATATTGATAAAGACTCATACAAAGACAGACCAGTAGATGTACTGGCAATAAAGCTTAAAAAAGAAGATGAGGAAGTTAAAAATATAAAATTCCCACAGCCTAAAAATAAGGTAAGAGGAGACTACAATGTAAATCTTCAGTATTCTGATGGTAAATTGGAAGATGCATATACACAAATAAGAGATTTTTATAGAAATAATATAAAATAA
- a CDS encoding EAL domain-containing protein yields MNKKTKKILFLTICFVMILSKINIFAYANNRTIKVGLYLYEPYYYKDKNNNITGYYHDLLEILCKDANMKYEYVNVRMDNAVEKLKNNEIDILLGVHYREERAKKLYYSVNNISLNNQSLYTKDQSVAYGDVNYLNGKRLAYIKGDIAANWINNAFKVKNIKLDLVEAKSLDECVDMIETDRADVTSLPNGNSVNNNYNNIFNYSSGIVYIAGNENSKDIVKKFDEIINEKYKSKYYSKLLSSYNKYFRKEIIEINLISLFCVILLVLIILYKVIYPVIKKITLRRKIRENKEKNNFTLYYQPIVNPNNNEVVGFESLLRLKDKNNKILLPSCFLKDIETAGMFFEMTLWVLERAIHDYKIISNYKCYKNKNFYISINLSFEELENEDFINRIIKIADKNKINKGSICLEILESIHIKDLEGIKSTIEILKNNGFKIAIDDFGIEYANLNMLEIVAFDIIKLDKYFADNISKSKINNEVIKFLSNITLLTNKYFIIEGVEEKYQIDEIKNIHHNNLYIQGYFYSKPLPLKKLEKFTVKL; encoded by the coding sequence ATGAATAAAAAAACAAAAAAAATACTCTTTCTAACTATATGTTTTGTAATGATTTTATCAAAAATAAATATTTTTGCATATGCAAATAATAGAACAATTAAAGTTGGACTATACTTATATGAACCGTATTATTATAAGGATAAGAATAATAATATAACTGGATATTATCATGATTTGCTAGAGATTTTGTGCAAAGATGCTAATATGAAATATGAATATGTAAATGTTAGGATGGATAATGCTGTAGAAAAATTAAAAAACAATGAAATTGATATATTATTAGGTGTGCATTATAGAGAAGAGAGAGCAAAAAAGCTATATTACTCAGTTAATAATATATCTTTGAATAACCAAAGCTTGTATACAAAAGATCAGAGTGTTGCTTATGGAGATGTAAATTATTTAAATGGAAAGAGATTAGCATACATTAAAGGTGATATAGCTGCTAACTGGATAAATAATGCATTTAAAGTAAAAAATATAAAACTGGATTTAGTAGAAGCTAAAAGTCTAGATGAATGTGTTGACATGATTGAAACTGATAGAGCGGATGTAACATCTTTACCAAATGGAAATAGTGTAAATAATAATTATAATAATATATTTAACTATTCATCCGGTATTGTTTATATTGCCGGAAATGAAAATAGTAAAGACATTGTAAAAAAGTTTGATGAAATTATTAATGAAAAATATAAGTCAAAATATTATAGTAAATTATTATCTTCATACAACAAGTATTTTAGAAAAGAAATTATAGAAATTAATTTAATAAGTTTATTTTGTGTGATATTATTAGTACTTATTATATTATATAAGGTTATATATCCTGTTATTAAAAAAATAACACTGAGGAGAAAGATAAGAGAAAATAAAGAAAAAAATAATTTTACCTTATATTATCAACCAATAGTTAATCCTAACAATAATGAAGTAGTTGGATTTGAAAGTTTATTAAGGTTAAAAGATAAAAATAATAAAATATTACTGCCTTCATGTTTCTTAAAAGATATAGAAACAGCAGGTATGTTTTTTGAGATGACATTATGGGTTTTAGAAAGAGCGATTCATGATTATAAAATAATAAGTAATTATAAATGCTATAAAAATAAAAATTTTTATATATCTATTAATTTATCATTTGAAGAATTAGAAAATGAAGATTTTATAAACCGAATAATAAAAATAGCAGATAAAAACAAAATTAATAAGGGAAGTATTTGTTTAGAAATTTTGGAAAGTATTCATATTAAAGACTTAGAGGGTATAAAGTCTACCATAGAAATCTTAAAAAATAATGGATTTAAAATTGCTATAGATGATTTTGGAATAGAATATGCAAATTTAAATATGCTAGAAATTGTAGCATTTGATATTATTAAACTAGACAAATACTTTGCTGATAATATATCAAAATCTAAAATCAACAATGAAGTAATAAAATTTTTGTCTAATATAACACTATTAACAAATAAATACTTTATTATTGAGGGTGTTGAAGAAAAATACCAAATTGATGAAATAAAAAATATACATCACAATAATTTATATATTCAAGGATACTTTTACTCTAAGCCATTACCTCTTAAAAAATTAGAAAAATTCACTGTAAAATTATAA
- a CDS encoding aminopeptidase, which produces MKLNYKLKNGWEIVRENNNYENVFQYSKEYMQFLDRGKTERKCVKEIVNMAKERGYISLEKAMSSKEIKPGQKIYAINRDKGVALFVIGEKNISEGIKIIGSHLDSPRLDLKQNPLYEESDLAMLKTHYYGGIKKYQWVTIPLAMYGVVILKDNTSMEISIGDGDNDPVFCITDLLPHLSADQNSKKMSDGIGGEDLNVLCGNMPDENEESDKVKYTILKLLNEKYGMDEEDFLSAEIEIVPAGFAKDLGIDRSMIISYGHDDRVCSFAGIKAIFDIENPEYTASVICVDKEEIGSEGNTGMKSKFFENVVSELINLQEDYCELKVKRAFYNSKVLSADVTAGYDPNFASVYDKNNSCQIGSGVVLTKYTGARGKAGSNDANAEFVSEIRNIFNKGNIAWQTAELGKVDQGGGGTIAFILANYGAQVIDCGVGVLSMHAPYEVISKVDIYEMYRGYKEFIK; this is translated from the coding sequence ATGAAATTAAACTACAAGTTAAAAAATGGATGGGAAATTGTAAGAGAAAACAATAATTATGAAAATGTTTTCCAATACTCAAAAGAGTATATGCAATTTCTAGATCGTGGTAAAACAGAAAGAAAATGTGTAAAAGAAATTGTAAATATGGCGAAGGAAAGAGGTTATATATCTTTGGAAAAGGCAATGTCAAGCAAAGAAATAAAGCCTGGACAAAAAATATATGCAATTAATAGAGATAAAGGAGTAGCACTATTTGTAATAGGTGAAAAAAATATATCAGAAGGTATTAAAATTATTGGAAGTCACCTTGATTCTCCCAGACTTGACTTAAAACAAAATCCTCTTTATGAAGAGTCTGATTTAGCAATGTTAAAAACTCATTATTATGGTGGTATTAAAAAATATCAATGGGTTACAATTCCTTTAGCAATGTACGGAGTTGTAATATTAAAAGATAATACATCTATGGAAATATCTATTGGTGATGGAGATAATGATCCAGTATTTTGCATAACTGACTTACTACCTCATTTATCAGCAGATCAAAACTCTAAAAAAATGAGTGATGGTATAGGAGGAGAAGATTTAAACGTATTATGCGGAAATATGCCTGATGAAAATGAAGAGTCTGATAAAGTAAAATACACAATTTTAAAATTATTAAATGAAAAATACGGAATGGATGAAGAAGACTTCCTTAGTGCAGAAATTGAAATAGTACCTGCTGGGTTTGCTAAAGATTTAGGAATAGACAGATCTATGATAATTTCGTATGGTCATGACGATAGAGTTTGTTCTTTTGCAGGAATAAAAGCCATATTTGATATAGAAAATCCAGAGTATACAGCATCTGTAATTTGTGTTGATAAAGAAGAAATAGGGTCTGAAGGTAATACGGGAATGAAATCAAAGTTCTTTGAAAATGTGGTATCTGAGCTTATAAACTTACAAGAAGATTACTGTGAATTAAAGGTGAAAAGAGCATTTTATAATTCTAAAGTATTATCAGCAGATGTTACAGCTGGATATGACCCAAACTTTGCATCAGTATATGACAAGAACAACTCATGTCAAATAGGTAGCGGTGTTGTACTTACTAAATATACAGGAGCTAGAGGAAAAGCAGGAAGTAATGATGCTAATGCTGAGTTTGTGTCTGAAATTAGAAATATATTTAATAAAGGAAATATAGCATGGCAAACTGCAGAACTTGGAAAAGTAGACCAAGGAGGCGGGGGAACTATAGCATTTATTTTAGCTAATTATGGAGCTCAAGTTATTGATTGTGGTGTAGGGGTGTTAAGTATGCATGCTCCTTATGAAGTAATTTCAAAAGTGGATATTTATGAAATGTATAGAGGCTACAAAGAATTTATAAAATAA
- a CDS encoding hemolysin family protein — MSSLDDLSRSIIPQLFLILILTLINGFFAAAEMAFVSVNKHKINSLCEENNKKAILLRKLLDDPSNFLSTIQIGITLAGFFSSASAATTLSVRLFNFLAPYNIPYIKEFSMILITIVLSFLTLVFGELVPKRIALQKCEKIALASVKPIYFVSKISKPFIKILSLSTKTILKLTHNDDVEDENNISTEEIKLLITQSEKNGTINIMEKEIIDKVFDFSDKMSKEIMTSRTDTVLIDIDDDINTKLNTILSCKYSRIPVYKDSIDNIIGILYIKDLISHLVNCNFDNLNLKSLLHSPSFVPETKKIDELFLLLKQSKNHMAILIDEYGGFSGIVTMEDVIEEIVGDIEDEYDIDNDKVKSLGHGSFEIKGNMSLLDFNNIFDTHIKCEDCDTINGYIISTINKIPSNEENIILNIENYELEVVEVDDNRIEKLKVNFAKESAS; from the coding sequence ATGAGTAGTCTTGATGACCTCTCGAGGAGTATTATTCCTCAATTATTTTTAATACTAATTCTTACACTGATTAATGGTTTTTTCGCAGCTGCGGAAATGGCATTTGTATCAGTTAACAAGCACAAAATTAATTCTCTATGTGAAGAGAATAATAAAAAAGCCATCCTTTTAAGGAAATTGTTAGATGATCCAAGTAATTTCTTATCTACTATACAAATAGGAATTACTTTGGCTGGGTTTTTCTCAAGTGCATCTGCTGCAACTACACTATCAGTTAGGTTATTTAATTTCCTAGCACCATACAACATTCCATATATCAAGGAATTTTCCATGATATTGATAACAATAGTACTTTCATTTTTAACATTAGTATTTGGTGAACTAGTACCTAAAAGAATTGCTTTACAAAAATGCGAAAAAATCGCCTTAGCTTCAGTAAAACCTATTTATTTTGTATCTAAAATTTCCAAACCTTTCATAAAAATATTGTCATTATCTACTAAAACTATACTAAAGCTAACACATAATGATGATGTAGAAGACGAAAACAATATTAGCACAGAAGAAATAAAACTATTAATTACACAATCTGAAAAAAATGGAACAATTAATATTATGGAAAAAGAAATAATAGATAAGGTCTTTGATTTTTCTGATAAGATGTCTAAAGAAATTATGACCTCCAGAACAGATACTGTATTAATTGATATAGATGATGATATTAATACAAAACTTAACACCATTCTTAGTTGCAAATATTCAAGAATTCCTGTATATAAGGATTCTATAGATAATATAATTGGAATACTTTACATTAAAGATTTAATATCACATTTAGTAAACTGTAATTTTGATAATCTTAATTTGAAAAGTTTATTACACTCACCTTCCTTTGTACCAGAAACGAAGAAAATTGATGAACTGTTTTTATTGTTAAAACAAAGCAAAAACCATATGGCTATTTTAATTGATGAGTATGGTGGTTTTTCTGGTATAGTCACAATGGAAGATGTCATAGAAGAAATAGTTGGTGACATTGAAGATGAGTATGACATAGATAATGATAAAGTTAAAAGTCTTGGCCATGGTAGCTTTGAAATTAAAGGTAACATGTCTCTCTTAGATTTTAATAATATTTTTGACACACATATTAAGTGTGAAGATTGCGATACAATAAATGGTTATATTATTTCAACTATAAATAAGATTCCTAGTAATGAAGAAAATATTATTTTAAATATAGAAAATTATGAGCTGGAAGTAGTTGAAGTTGACGATAATCGTATTGAAAAACTCAAAGTCAACTTTGCTAAAGAAAGCGCAAGCTAA